The following DNA comes from Camelina sativa cultivar DH55 chromosome 14, Cs, whole genome shotgun sequence.
attataaatttaataaatatgttactaattattattaacgtatttataaattagttatatataagacgtattattttgatgattttgtttttaattataatttttgtaaataggaaaaaaaatcgaTGTTTAgaacaaaaatcataattaattagatttagtatcaaaaaaatcatacaaGCTATGCCCTAAGAACGAAAAAAGAGAGGCATAGCTTGTGTGGAAGCAGCGACAGAAAAGTTTAAAGAACGGTAGATTTGCAGATGTTGCCGGAAAGACTAGTGATCTCCATCTCTTTCTATTTTCCTATATAGGTGAATCCTTAGATTATAGAAGAAACCTATCCATCTCCATTTTCCTTTATATTTGGTATTGCTGAAATCAGACGCTGCGACACCTCAATGTAAGGCCATACATATGTCATTTATGTTTTTTGGGAAGagattttggtaattttttttttacttttatcatCTAGTTCGTTCGTTATGTCTTCACTGGAATTTTTGTAgatcaaacttttattttttaattacatactggagtaagatttttaaaacccaacaaattAACAACATGGGAGTCAATAATTAAGTAttctaaaaatagtaaaagatACGAGAGATCATGATGGAAATATGTgatacttttgagttttgacaatagagctttttttttttttcctggaacTCTACGAAGATATCATTGGAGAGAAATAAACTCCAATAGCATCAAAAGAACCACCATCCCTTCCATGGAACCCGATGATAACATTATCTTTACTCTCCAACACAAATTTGGTACCAATGACCAATCCAAATGTCTGAGAGATTCTCCCTTTTGATGTTTTGAAAGTCAATGACGTAAGGACTAAGTAGTTACCCTCGTGGATGTGGTCGTATGTACCCTCCACAGATGTCATATACTCATTCGGAAAGTCCACAACAAACTGcaatgaatatataaatttttaaggACCAACCTTAAAAAAACAAGGTAGGCCTAGAATAGTATAATTCAATTCATATACCATTTTCAAAAACAGTACTCATgattgattaattttaaaatagaaactacaatgtttataaaaacattgtacATCTTCTTGTATATAGACGAATAATGTATAGGGATATACCGATATAGAGATACTTACCTCTTGTGTCTCTCCATTCTTCATCCCATGATAACGTGTTACTACTTGGCCATCTTGGTCATAGTCGATGTTCATACTCCTTATATGAGTTTCAGTAAAAGTAACATACACCTTTCTTACACCGTCGTAATTAGAACCATCATCCCAATATTCGCCTCCTGTTATGCCACCTTGGAGTTCCGATTTGGTAGGAGGAGTCTTTAAATATGCTCCAATAGAGCGTAGGTTATGCAACGCAGATCCATGGAAGCCAATGCTGATTTTTCCTTCGACTCCTAGTGAAAACTTAGTACCCTTTTGATATCCAATAAAATCTGAAGTCTTGAGGTTTGTTTTGAATTGTAGAGCTTGCATCACACCGGTCTTTTCATTGTAGTAACCCTCAACAGATACAATTTGTTCATACTTGAGATGGTCAATCTCCAactggaaacaaaagaaaaattgcaAAACTTGACAAAAGATTTAATTACGCATATATATGACATAATTATTATGGTTTCTAGAAAAACCTTTAATAACGATGCAGTTTTGATCGCAAAATAAGTATAATTTTATGCTAGATATTATTGTTGGTTTTTGAAAGTGTAGttgcaatatttttttccttcgtAGCTTTAATATACCAACATGCATGAAAATATGAATTGAAACATACCGTCTGTGTGAAACCATCGGCTGAACCACCATGGACTGATCCATTAATAGATTGTCCATCCTTGACATAGTCGACTTTGATGTACTGAATCCCTTCATGATCACCTCGTATATAGACTTTTGCTACATTATCATGGTTGGCTCCATCATCCCACAACTTCCCTCCTTTCCCACCTATTGCTTCTACCTTTTGGGCCATTGCGAACCCATTTGAATCTTTAACATATAATTGAATTAGtctatttattatgttttatcaTCTCGTAGTCATTATTACTTTATATATGCTGGGACTATATATGAATAACTGAAATTAAAGTACGTagttatttaaaatcaaatcagcAACTGTGTTCAGAAAGGAAGGAAGCACTCGTCGCGGTCTCGTTTTAAGTTCTTTGGAAATCAAGTCGATCACAATTCACAGAAATTTACTTGGAGCTTTATAGGCTGATCTTTTTCACCTAAAAACATTAATGTTCTACTGTAACATTCATACGTACGGATGGATAGAAGAAGACGTAGAGATCTTATTAATTACCTATAATGAcagatgagagaaagagaaaaagatagatGATGACCATGATCGAAATGTATGCTATTAGTGATTGCTGAATCCATAAGTTGGGGATGTAGAGGcttatttatacatttttcacaTTAATTTGTATATTAGCGTGTAAATATGAAACTCTGACAAGTGGCCCATGAGGCATTATAGAAATAATGTTCCTAAATTATCAAGTTTTCATCGTTTTCAAGGTATGTACAGTCTGTTTAAAAACACCTTCaatggttttgacttttgatcaGTGTAAACTGAAATCTAACCTAAAACCATCGTAACTCAAAAACGTTATGTGACTCTGAAGTATTACTTTGATTTAGTTATTGAACTTTATCATTGACCAGTATTATattaaatgaattttaatatgttgacaTCGTTAAATATACTATTTAGAATTTCAAGAACTAGAAAGTTAGATCATCATTCCGTTATCACATGAAGTTTGATTGTATTAGAGTGTTGCTCTAGTTTGTTGCTGCTGAGCTGGATTAGTTAGATGACCTAGCATGAGTTTGCAAATTGGAGAATTGTTATTTATACTATCTCTCACAAATCTTGATATCTGGATCAAGATCTATTTGGTCCGTGCCTAACGTCTCATGCATTCCGTACCTCTTCAGAGTTGActtacatatttattatttgtccaaattaagtaattaattaattaactgttGACTTAAACATATATGTACAGTATATACATAAAATCTTGATTATtactgtattattattatttagaatcTCGATTCTTTGTATCGAATGAACAATTAATATAAAGACGgagaaaattatgtaaatagcaatataaaaatgacaaaatggTGTGGTTCAGGGATGGAGATTATAAATCATATTCTCTTTGAGTGTCTCCATTCGCGGATGATATGAGATTTGTCTCCGGTTTTGTTGATGCCGGATGGCAGGGCAGGCCCTATGCTAAAAGTGGCCTAAAgcattttcaaaacttaaagagaaaaaaaacaaaaaactcatgAAGTGACAAAATAAGACTCGAACCGAAGACATTAAACATAACAAAGGACTACTGAACAATCATACCAAACagattattttgtatttgtggCCTTTCAGTTATCTATATCTACTGTGGCCTAAAGCAAGTGCTTTGCTTGCCTTATGGATGGGCTGAGACTGCCGGATGGCTTCCCGCTCAGTATACTCGAATCTAGACTTTATTTTTGCGGACATCATCCCAATCCGGGATTTCGGATATAGGATTCCGCCTACCTTGAATTttatggtcaatttggaaggataggaacaaaaaagtttttcagggaaTAGAGACAGAGCCaattgatattataaatcaGGCAGCAAATGATAAATTACTGTGTGAGGAGGCCAAATCCTTCTCTGTGAGATGCTTGGATTCTTCGCCAACTTTGGAAGTACGAGATCCTTCTCCTCGATGTTAGGTAGATGGTTCCTGGAAAGGTTCAGTTCCTTTTGTGGGTCTGGGGTCATGGTATTGTAATAGTGAAGATACGACGCTTCTCCTGGGAGCACGGAGTCTTAGACGCAGCCCTACACCACTACATTCGGAGTTACAAGccttgatttgggctatggagtccaTTCTGGCGGCTGGCGTTGATTGTCAAACTTTTGAGTCGGATTATGCAGAGTTAGTCGCAATGGTGCAGTCCCCTGACGATTGGCCCGCCTTCTCGAATTTGTTGGACGATTTTAATTCCCTCAGATTATCCATTCCCTCCTTCACTCTTATCCAGATTCCACGGGCGTAAAATGTGAGGACAGATTATCTTGTtcgttcttcaagatctttagtttctgaatctttttttgtaaacttttatcctccggtttgggcaaccaaccttggagtcctcttttaatttaatgtttggttgaaaaacaaaaatgacaaaaaaactttaaatatttggAACAATTATTAGAGTCAATTATTACGCAAGACGgattaatttttgataaagCGTATATCTGAATCGATTCCTAAACTAATGACAACTAAACCTACTTGTATTTAATCTAGTTCAATATCAGATCTGGTATATAAATAAGAAAGGACCATATGGATGTAATTTGGTCACTACGTCTtcaaaaacaatccaaaatttGGCAATAGGAAAAAGTCACTTCTCTTAGCTTATAAGTGTTGATGTCTTAAGCCTAAATGCTTGGGGAAtgatcatgattcatgaacTCTGCCCAACTCAGTTGATcacatacaattttataacaattCAGTCAGTTCTCATCCCAAAACCGCCAAACCTACTtgtatttattttgatatacaTATCCCATCACAGATTTCGTATGTGAATGTGAATACGAAAGGATCATGAGTTTGACTTTGCACTATAGATGATTAATTAGTTACTCACTTTTCCCGTTTTCTTCATGTGTTCAgtattatttataagatttgaGGTTTCTTAGCTCAAGATTGATTCATAAGTACGAAAGA
Coding sequences within:
- the LOC104742712 gene encoding jacalin-related lectin 8-like, with protein sequence MVIIYLFLFLSSVIIDSNGFAMAQKVEAIGGKGGKLWDDGANHDNVAKVYIRGDHEGIQYIKVDYVKDGQSINGSVHGGSADGFTQTLEIDHLKYEQIVSVEGYYNEKTGVMQALQFKTNLKTSDFIGYQKGTKFSLGVEGKISIGFHGSALHNLRSIGAYLKTPPTKSELQGGITGGEYWDDGSNYDGVRKVYVTFTETHIRSMNIDYDQDGQVVTRYHGMKNGETQEFVVDFPNEYMTSVEGTYDHIHEGNYLVLTSLTFKTSKGRISQTFGLVIGTKFVLESKDNVIIGFHGRDGGSFDAIGVYFSPMISS